The window ACTCTTTTTAGAACTATTAATTCCAAAAAGAGTCAATTTAAAACACTTAATATGTAAAGCAATCTTAATTATAAATTAATTGTTAGATACAATTTTTTGAGTATCTTGAGCAATTTTTAATTCTTCATTTGTTCTTACAACAAAAACTTTATGTCTAGATAATGGTTGGCTAATTCTTGCTCATTCACCAACTCTTGTTTCATTTATAGAAGGATTTAAATCTAATCCTTTAATCTTTTGACAAATTTGTTTTCTTACATTTCAAACATTTTCACCAATTCCACCAGTGAACACAATTCCATCAACTTTATCTTCCAACATGTTTTTGTACATTGCAATGTAATTTACAATTCTTTGAACAAAGATTTCAGTTGCAAATTCATAGTCATTTCCTGGTTGTGTATTACTTTCAATATCTCTAAAGTCAGAAGAACCACAAATTGATTTAAGACCTGATTCTTTATTTAATTTATTAAAAATTTCAGCTGCTGACATTCCAGTTTCTTTTGCTACTAAATCAAAAACAGAAGGATCAATATCACCAGATCTAGTTCCCATTATTAAACCACAAAGAGGTGTTAATCCCATTGTTGTATCAAATGATTTATCTTCCTTTACACAACAAACACTTGCACCATTACCTAAGTGACAAATAATTAAATTTAAAGGTCTATTAATATTTAAGATATCATGCATTTTTTCAGTTATATATCTATATGAAGTTCCATGGAATCCATATTTTTTAATTCCATAGTTTTCAATTCATTCTTTAGGGATTGCATAATATGAATTAATTTTAGGAATTGAAGTATGAAAAGATGTATCAAATACTGCAACATTTTTAGTATTTGGAATTTTATTCATAACAATTTTTAACACATCTGCTTCTGGTTTATTATGAAGAGGTGCAAGAGTAATGCAATCTTCAATTATTTTTAAAATCTTATCATCAACTAAAGAAGACTCAGATAAACTACCACCTTGAACAATTCTGTGTCCAACACCAACAATATCTTCTAGGTTATCAACAATCTTTAATTCAACTAGTTTATTAAATAAATAATCAATTGCTAAATCATGATTTTGAAAATCTGCATTACCTTCATATTTCTTAGTTTCATGGTTTGATTTATATTCAATTTTGAAAAAACCATCAATCCCAATTCTTTCACAAATACCAGAAACTAATTCAGCCATATTTCAATCATATAGTTTGAATTTTAAAGAACTACTTCCTGCATTTATAACTAAAATACTTTTACTCATAATAATGATTTCTCCTATTTTCTATTACAACCATTTAATTTTAATATCTTGTTGCAATAATTAATAATATAAATTAAAAAATATTTAAAAAATGTGGATTTTACAAGACTTTGTCCCTAAAAAAGACTAATCAATTATTTGTGATTTTGTCCCTCTTGGAGTTTAATCTAGTGAGGTGTTTTTTTATGAAAGAAATAATAAAAAACAATTTAACAAAATTTGAGTGTGGATTTTACAAGACTTTGTCCCTAAAAAAGACTAATCAATTATTTGTGATTTTGTCCCTCTTGGAGTTTAATCTAGTGAGGTGTTTTTTTATGAAAGAAATAATAAAAAACAATTTAACAAAATTTGAGAATAGTAGGTTCTGAATTTTAGAAGAAATGGGTTCTTTGAATAAAAAAGGAAAGTTAAATCCAAAAACTTTAAGTAATAAAACAGGATATTCAATCAAACAGTCTAGAAGGTTTATAAAAAGTTTTAAAGATAATACTTTTTTGATTAGCCATAAAAACAAAAATAAGGAAAATGTTAACAAAATAAAAGATGAAGTAAAAAGAGCAATTATAGAGAAATATATTGAAGTAACTACTCCATGCAAAGAAATGAGTGATGGTCATTATGAAATGACTCATTTAGATTTTTATTTAGATGAAATAAAAGACAAGTTTAATGTTAAATACGGATTTGTAAATAAACTTCTAAATGAAAATTTTTTACTCACTTCATATTCAAAAAAGATCACAAGAAAAACTATGAAGAAAAAACTTAAAGAAGGAAATTTAGCAGAGTTAAAAATCCAGGAAAAAATTTTGGAATTTCTAAGAAAATATAAACCAACGTACACAGAATATTTAAAAACTAAAAATCCCCCTTATGTAAAACACAACTATGATTTTGGTCACATAGTTGAAGTAGATGCTTGCGTTAGTGTTTGAATAGGAATTAAAAAATACTACATATACCATGCCATTGATGCTGGGACTGGTAAGTTACTAGGTTTTTGAATTGATGATGAGGAAACAAATTTTGGGTATTGTAAACTGCTTAAACAGGTCCTAGAAAAGTATGGGGCTCCAAACATTATAAAAACAGACAGAAGAAAAACATTTTGATCTGAAAATTCAGTTACCAATTTAACTTATTGTTTAAATAAACTAGAAATACAAGTTAAGTC is drawn from Malacoplasma penetrans HF-2 and contains these coding sequences:
- a CDS encoding DDE-type integrase/transposase/recombinase, coding for MKEIIKNNLTKFENSRFWILEEMGSLNKKGKLNPKTLSNKTGYSIKQSRRFIKSFKDNTFLISHKNKNKENVNKIKDEVKRAIIEKYIEVTTPCKEMSDGHYEMTHLDFYLDEIKDKFNVKYGFVNKLLNENFLLTSYSKKITRKTMKKKLKEGNLAELKIQEKILEFLRKYKPTYTEYLKTKNPPYVKHNYDFGHIVEVDACVSVWIGIKKYYIYHAIDAGTGKLLGFWIDDEETNFGYCKLLKQVLEKYGAPNIIKTDRRKTFWSENSVTNLTYCLNKLEIQVKSESQPTFKANVERSFKNAQQIYYKLFLKHGLNTKEKIQKNYQLIVDAYNQRYKKSEKGKRNQFIKISKDDLKDLFYTTKICKVLKGFYFFLNGKAMGLFTKEDKRVNMKNQILLRTNMLTGEKFVLDKNTKYFAREINDDLLNEYINEIHDNEFLKLEKIKRKSIATSKAIYQKNENTRIALERWSDSLKEREEKIKIREIELSLNI
- a CDS encoding acetate kinase — translated: MSKSILVINAGSSSLKFKLYDWNMAELVSGICERIGIDGFFKIEYKSNHETKKYEGNADFQNHDLAIDYLFNKLVELKIVDNLEDIVGVGHRIVQGGSLSESSLVDDKILKIIEDCITLAPLHNKPEADVLKIVMNKIPNTKNVAVFDTSFHTSIPKINSYYAIPKEWIENYGIKKYGFHGTSYRYITEKMHDILNINRPLNLIICHLGNGASVCCVKEDKSFDTTMGLTPLCGLIMGTRSGDIDPSVFDLVAKETGMSAAEIFNKLNKESGLKSICGSSDFRDIESNTQPGNDYEFATEIFVQRIVNYIAMYKNMLEDKVDGIVFTGGIGENVWNVRKQICQKIKGLDLNPSINETRVGEWARISQPLSRHKVFVVRTNEELKIAQDTQKIVSNN